From Punica granatum isolate Tunisia-2019 chromosome 1, ASM765513v2, whole genome shotgun sequence:
ATGCGTACTATAATAGTATTGGGGATGACCATTTAAGATTACCATTTTTTCCAGCTGAATCGAGGATGACCCAAACTGCTCCCAACGGAAAAAATTGCCGACCTTCAGGATTTTCTGGCAAGCACCTGTGGTGTCTTTCTTCGAACGCTCCAAGTGCAATTTGACAAAGTATGGATTAGAAACCAACCCATACCACCTTTTATTCTTCGGCTTTAATCGTGCCAAGGAGCTTGCTGGTACTCTGGAGAGAGTATCAATAAGAACATCCTCATCAAGTTCCTCCACGGTTCTTACCTCGATGGAATTATGTTGCAATGCTTAACACGATCCCATTAAGCAGCCTTCAGCCCTTGGGAATCGCCGGTGGAGAACACCGCGCAGCCTGGATAGTGAATTGTTCTTGTCAACAACACCGAGAATCTTAACATACAGAACTTGTATAGTAAAACGGTCTTAACTTATAATCCACCAGATAAAACAAAGGCAACAAGTAACTTTAGCCATGTCAACTATAAACAAAATCCAGCAAGGAGAAGGAAATTTGAAAGGCAATGAGAAGGAAAGTATCCGAATtattccccaaaaaaaaaaaagtacatgaATTGTTGGCCGGCGATGTGAAAAAATCAAGAGAACAGAAAGATTGAGTAATGAAGGCACAGTACTCAGTAGTGAGTTGGATCTATATAAACATTGATGGAGAGATTATCAATGAAGGAAGCAGAAAGGATTTAAACATATTTTGGAGAGATtattatttaggaaaaaaattggaGAAGAAATCGTTTCCGTCTGTATATTTACATAGCAGAAGATCCTTCCACGATTCTGTAGATATATTccaaatctctctcttttatttatttaattttccttttcctttcccgAAAATAGTTTGCAAAATTTTGaagttaaaattaagtttaatccattcacccaaaaaaaaaaaaagtttattccTTCCAAGTGAATCAAACGTCTCTGGGCAAGTCTAGCAGATTTTAGCTCGATTTCAGTATGACAACGGTTGCAAATTTTGTGTCGTCTGTTGGGTTTGAAGACACATCACTACCGAGATGTATGTTGATACAAATGATTTACAGAATCGATTTTTTTCTCCCCCGCCACATCCAAGATCTTAGTCCTCTGCCAATAAACGGTCTGTGTGATTAGACTAATTTCAAGACTTCCATTCGCATAAGTTATCTGCTTCCAGCTTTCTTGGTCTTCCGTTCCAGTTTTATTGAATTTAAGGGCAGTGATCCTCATCCTGTTttaagggttttttttttattgtatcaAAGCCAAGATTTTCTGGATTAGCTTTGAACTTTGCTGATGAATTGGATGGTCAGAGAAGAAAATATCGCGTTTTGTAACATCATCAAGTTGGAAATTATCTGGTGGGAAGCTTAATTTCGATACTGAGACACTCTTGACCTTTTCAAACATGAGCAGAGTTAGCATTTGGTTGGAATTGTGCTGAGGCAGATCATTACTATGGAAGGCGTTGGCTACAACTCCCCTTTGTACCCACTCTTTCCGCATTTGGTTTCTCACCTTAatgattttctaaaaaaatatccACTGATTGTCACTTAATATGCCGATTTGGGTAGTCGGGACGATATGTAACCGGGCATCACCATATGATGGCAGATGCAAGTTTCCTCAAGCATTTACCCGTCTTGATTGCTGGTCGAGAACCGATCGGGAATTTCCAGAGAGGAAGCCCAACTTGTGAGACCCAAATTGCGTGTCAAGGCCCAATCCAATTACTTTATTGGGACTTCTAATTCTGCCTAAATAGTTTACTGCGTGAACAATTTAATGGAATTGTTAATTTATGTAAATGACCAAATTTATCCTTAAAATAGGTATCTTATTTGGATATAATTCACTTGCTAGAAGTCTCAACGTGCCATTGATTTTGTCTATATTCGCTTTGACAAATCAAGCATCTTCCCCTGCCAGTCATATTCCCTCAACAGAACACAAACAGCGGAACTCCCGACTTCCACTTCTATAAAACTTCTCTCTGTCTGTCTGTGTGTGTGTCTATCCAAACATAGAGCCAGCTAACTGTGTCCATGGCGGCCATGATAGACCAGAGCCTAGCCGGTCCCGTCTTCCGGATTGACTCCATGGAGCAGCAGGGCTTCCTCAACAGCTACACCAACTGCCTGATGATGGAGAAGAGACAGCTCTTCCTCAGGAGCTACCAGTTCAGCAGGAAGAGGACACTGTCCGAGAGGATCCGGAGATGTCTGATCAGGAGCAAGAGGGTCATATGGTCCAGGCTCAGGTGTGTCAGGAAGCTGAGGAAGCTCGTGTGGTCGAAGCTCTTTAAGCTTCGGCACGGCTTTGGGAGCCGGAGACAGTATTCGAGGCTCTTCCGTCTTCTGAGCAGCAACAGTTACTACTACTCATCCCAGCCTTCAGAGTAATGCAGCAGATCTTACTTTTTGTTTAGAACTTCTTCGTATTTCTTCCATCCGATTAGATTATCGCTATTACGGAGGACTTA
This genomic window contains:
- the LOC116197510 gene encoding uncharacterized protein LOC116197510, with translation MAAMIDQSLAGPVFRIDSMEQQGFLNSYTNCLMMEKRQLFLRSYQFSRKRTLSERIRRCLIRSKRVIWSRLRCVRKLRKLVWSKLFKLRHGFGSRRQYSRLFRLLSSNSYYYSSQPSE